One region of Triticum aestivum cultivar Chinese Spring chromosome 6B, IWGSC CS RefSeq v2.1, whole genome shotgun sequence genomic DNA includes:
- the LOC123138332 gene encoding F-box protein FBW2, protein MAESEYRCWEELLPDALGLVFRNLPLQEVLTVVPRVCKSWGRVVAGPYCWQEIDIEEWSQQRQSRPDQLVRMLDLLVRRSSGACRRISVSGLPCDPLFSFIGDHARALRTLEIPRSEISDAVVEAVAPGLPNLTFLDISSCTKIGARALEAFGRHCRSLAALRRVMHPIDVAGRNACGQHDEARAIARTMPALRHLEVGYMLVTTEAILEVLSRCRGLEFVDLRGCWAVDEALLRERHPGLSVLGPGVDDCFENSYWEECSDDDDDSDDEVYSWELMDDDEYYGVVGSDDDEAVWGDGPGLVENLEVRFYGGGFSESYAGFDWPASP, encoded by the exons ATGGCGGAGAGCGAGTACAGGTGCTGGGAGGAGCTGCTGCCGGACGCTCTGGGGCTCGTCTTCCGCAACCTGCCGCTGCAGGAGGTGCTGACGGTGGTGCCGCGGGTGTGCAAGTCCTGGGGGCGAGTCGTGGCCGGGCCCTACTGCTGGCAGGAGATCGACATCGAGGAGTGGAGCCAGCAGCGGCAGAGCCGCCCGGACCAGCTCGTGCGCATGCTCGACCTGCTCGTCCGCCGCAGCTCCGGCGCCTGCCGCCGCAtcagcgtctccggcctgcccTGCGACCCGCTCTTCTCCTTCATCGGCGACCA CGCGCGCGCCCTGAGGACGCTGGAGATCCCGCGGAGCGAGATCAGCGACGCCGTGGTGGAGGCCGTGGCGCCGGGGCTGCCCAACCTCACGTTCCTGGACATCAGCAGCTGCACCAAGATCGGCGCGCGCGCGCTGGAGGCGTTCGGCCGCCACTGCCGGTCCCTGGCGGCGCTCCGGCGCGTGATGCACCCGATCGACGTGGCCGGGCGCAACGCGTGCGGGCAGCACGACGAGGCCCGCGCCATCGCGCGCACCATGCCGGCGCTCCGCCACCTGGAGGTGGGCTACATGCTGGTCACTACGGAGGCCATCCTGGAGGTGCTCTCCCGGTGCCGGGGCCTGGAGTTCGTCGACCTCCGGGGCTGCTGGGCCGTCGACGAGGCGCTGCTGCGGGAGCGCCACCCGGGGCTCAGCGTCCTCGGCCCGGGCGTCGACGACTGCTTCGAGAACAGCTACTGGGAGGAGtgctccgacgacgacgacgactctgACGACGAGGTCTACTCGTGGGAGCTCATGGACGACGACGAGTACTACGGCGTGGTcggcagcgacgacgacgaggcggTGTGGGGCGACGGGCCGGGCCTCGTGGAGAACCTCGAGGTGAGGTTCTACGGCGGCGGGTTCAGCGAGAGCTACGCCGGCTTCGACTGGCCAGCGTCGCCGTGA